One region of Luteolibacter yonseiensis genomic DNA includes:
- the mraY gene encoding phospho-N-acetylmuramoyl-pentapeptide-transferase — MLPAIYDFWLNAFEHGEAWAKSFRFLNLFQYITFRAASAGLLSFILSVIFGPRVIRRLISLKVGQPIRTADEVHKLAELHGGKIGTPTMGGVLIIGSVLVSTLVFARPLNPFIAVCACTMAACGLLGFCDDYKKVKEKKSDGISSRKKLAWQLVIALIAACFLYFKKEISGFGATPQQIAEGLAGYRLGQNPIGIGAVTFPLFKVAIIDLQWLVIPFFALVIVGCSNAVNLTDGLDGLATGTTISVALSYAFLAYLAGHFFMATEYLVIPHNRYIGELAVFLMALVGACFGFLWFNCHPAKVFMGDTGSLAIGGALGTAAICTKQELLLVIIGGVFVMEAMSVILQVGSFKLRKKRIFKMSPIHHHFELLGWHENQVIIRFWIISIMLALFGLALLKIA, encoded by the coding sequence ATGTTACCTGCGATTTACGATTTCTGGCTGAACGCCTTTGAACACGGAGAAGCCTGGGCCAAGTCCTTCCGCTTCCTGAACCTTTTTCAATACATCACCTTCCGTGCCGCCAGCGCGGGGTTGTTGTCGTTCATCCTGTCCGTCATTTTCGGGCCGCGCGTCATCCGCCGTTTGATCTCGTTGAAAGTCGGCCAGCCGATCCGCACCGCGGACGAGGTGCACAAGCTCGCGGAACTCCACGGAGGAAAAATCGGCACGCCGACCATGGGAGGCGTGCTCATCATCGGGTCGGTGCTGGTTTCCACGCTCGTTTTCGCACGGCCGCTGAATCCCTTCATCGCGGTCTGCGCCTGCACCATGGCGGCGTGCGGCCTGCTTGGGTTCTGCGACGACTACAAGAAGGTGAAGGAGAAGAAATCCGACGGCATCAGCAGCCGGAAAAAACTGGCCTGGCAGCTGGTCATCGCCCTCATCGCGGCCTGCTTCCTGTATTTCAAAAAGGAGATCTCCGGTTTCGGCGCGACACCCCAGCAGATTGCCGAGGGTTTGGCGGGTTACCGGCTCGGCCAGAATCCCATCGGTATCGGTGCGGTCACCTTTCCTCTCTTCAAGGTCGCCATCATCGACCTGCAGTGGCTGGTCATCCCCTTCTTCGCGCTGGTCATCGTGGGTTGTTCGAACGCCGTGAATCTCACCGACGGTCTGGACGGTCTTGCGACCGGCACGACCATCAGCGTCGCATTGTCCTACGCGTTCCTCGCTTACCTGGCCGGTCACTTTTTCATGGCCACCGAGTATCTGGTCATCCCGCACAACCGCTACATCGGCGAGCTGGCGGTTTTCCTCATGGCGCTGGTCGGAGCCTGCTTCGGGTTCCTCTGGTTCAACTGCCACCCGGCGAAGGTTTTCATGGGAGACACCGGTTCGCTTGCCATCGGCGGCGCCCTCGGCACCGCGGCCATCTGCACCAAGCAGGAGCTGCTTCTCGTCATCATCGGCGGGGTGTTCGTGATGGAGGCGATGTCCGTCATCCTGCAGGTCGGCAGCTTCAAGCTGCGGAAGAAACGCATTTTCAAGATGTCTCCGATCCACCATCATTTCGAACTCCTCGGCTGGCATGAGAACCAGGTGATCATCCGTTTCTGGATCATCTCGATCATGCTCGCGTTGTTCGGCCTCGCCCTTTTGAAAATCGCCTGA
- a CDS encoding UDP-N-acetylmuramoyl-tripeptide--D-alanyl-D-alanine ligase, producing MNPISGQQIAEILGVPVAAGRGDVIVSGGVSTDTRKLPPGSAFFALRGENFNGDLFAAQALGTGSSVAVVQNWEGVPPEGTAVIVVPDTLLALQRLACWWRRQLDIPVVGITGSNGKTSTKDFTAAVLSQRFNVSATRGNLNNHIGVPLTVLGTSKDHTAAVWEMGMNHPGEIAPLCEIARPKYGIITNIGTAHIEFMGTREAIAEEKGMLGRALPADGILFLPATCDFRDYLRQRVRCGMISVGNGRGLVRAEDLEFGADSTEFSLVIEGEEPVRVSLPVPGRHMVTNALLAAATGWKLGISPAEIAAGLSNASLTGGRLGRYEYQGTTVIDDTYNANPESMAAAIETLADTPVNNGGRRVIVLGRMGELGPHAPAAHLRTGALAAGRNLTVIAVGDGSEGIAEGAGNAPHFPDLTQAAEWLKQEVKPGDVVLFKGSRSATVERVMHAAFPRN from the coding sequence ATGAACCCCATTTCCGGACAGCAGATCGCGGAGATCCTCGGCGTGCCGGTCGCCGCGGGACGGGGAGACGTGATCGTGTCCGGCGGCGTCTCCACCGACACCCGCAAGCTGCCGCCGGGGTCCGCGTTTTTCGCCCTGCGTGGGGAGAATTTCAACGGCGACCTCTTCGCCGCCCAGGCGCTCGGCACCGGTTCGTCCGTCGCCGTCGTCCAGAACTGGGAAGGGGTGCCACCGGAGGGGACCGCGGTCATCGTGGTTCCCGACACCTTGCTGGCCCTGCAGCGCCTTGCCTGCTGGTGGCGCAGGCAGCTCGACATCCCCGTGGTGGGCATAACGGGCTCGAACGGGAAAACCAGCACCAAGGATTTCACCGCCGCCGTGCTTTCACAGCGGTTCAACGTCTCCGCCACCCGGGGGAACCTGAACAACCACATCGGGGTTCCCCTGACCGTTCTCGGGACTTCGAAAGACCACACCGCCGCTGTCTGGGAAATGGGGATGAACCATCCCGGCGAGATCGCGCCGCTGTGCGAGATCGCGAGGCCGAAGTATGGCATCATCACGAACATCGGCACCGCGCACATCGAGTTCATGGGCACGCGCGAGGCCATCGCCGAGGAGAAAGGAATGCTCGGCCGCGCGCTTCCTGCCGACGGCATCCTGTTTCTGCCAGCGACCTGTGATTTCCGCGACTACCTGCGCCAGCGTGTCCGCTGCGGCATGATTTCCGTGGGAAACGGCCGCGGACTCGTTCGTGCGGAAGATCTGGAATTCGGCGCTGATTCGACGGAGTTCTCGCTCGTGATCGAAGGCGAGGAGCCGGTGCGTGTGAGCCTGCCCGTGCCCGGCCGCCACATGGTGACGAACGCGCTGCTCGCCGCCGCCACCGGTTGGAAGCTCGGGATTTCTCCCGCGGAGATCGCCGCAGGGTTGTCGAACGCCTCGCTGACAGGCGGACGTCTCGGACGCTACGAATACCAAGGCACGACGGTCATCGACGATACCTACAACGCCAATCCCGAGTCCATGGCCGCGGCCATCGAGACCTTGGCGGACACCCCGGTCAACAACGGAGGACGCCGGGTCATCGTGCTCGGACGCATGGGCGAGCTCGGGCCTCACGCACCCGCCGCGCATCTCCGGACCGGCGCCCTCGCCGCCGGGCGGAACCTGACGGTCATCGCCGTGGGCGATGGCTCGGAAGGCATCGCGGAAGGCGCTGGAAACGCTCCTCATTTTCCCGATCTCACACAAGCGGCCGAGTGGCTGAAACAAGAAGTGAAACCAGGTGACGTCGTCCTCTTCAAGGGCAGCCGATCCGCAACCGTGGAGCGTGTGATGCACGCCGCTTTTCCCCGCAACTGA
- a CDS encoding UDP-N-acetylmuramoyl-L-alanyl-D-glutamate--2,6-diaminopimelate ligase encodes MILRDLISSLTKVTVAGSLDTAVYAVTTSSREVTPGKIFAAIRGTTLDGHRFINDALAAGASAILAETAQPSDYTAPATWLHVPDSREAVSILASTLAGHPWQDLKMAGVTGTNGKTTTAFLLHHLMKSAWHRAGLLGTILVDDGGRQEPAKHTTPGSIELSAVLTRMRDNGCRGVAMEVSSHGIHQKRVAAVGFDACVFTNLTQDHLDYHGTFEAYFKAKADWFHALAANPLGKKPAAVINTDDAYGRELAVALEGKLPVIRFGFNVHCDFRANNFRQNARGMEFELTAKGKSFLVRAPLIGRFNVYNLLAAIAAASACGIKPRDAVAFLLEAPQVPGRMENVGNAGGATVFVDYAHTPDALENACRTLKELEPRRLITVFGCGGDRDKGKRPLMAAAAARHSDAVVVTSDNPRSEDPLAIISEVEKGLGGKASRSIPDRSEAINFAIANSLSGDIILIAGKGHETTQQFATETIDFDDRKHASKALRERAQAISDMR; translated from the coding sequence ATGATTCTCCGCGATCTCATTTCAAGCCTCACAAAAGTCACGGTCGCAGGATCGCTGGATACCGCCGTCTATGCCGTCACCACCTCATCCCGCGAGGTGACACCGGGCAAGATTTTCGCGGCCATCCGGGGAACCACGCTGGACGGCCACCGCTTCATCAATGACGCGCTCGCCGCCGGAGCCTCGGCGATTCTCGCGGAAACGGCGCAGCCTTCCGACTACACCGCGCCCGCGACCTGGCTGCATGTGCCGGACAGCCGCGAAGCCGTTTCCATACTTGCCTCCACCCTGGCGGGGCACCCATGGCAAGACCTGAAAATGGCGGGTGTCACCGGCACCAATGGCAAGACCACCACGGCGTTCCTGCTCCACCACCTGATGAAATCCGCATGGCATCGCGCGGGGTTGCTGGGCACCATCCTCGTCGACGACGGCGGGAGACAGGAGCCCGCCAAGCACACCACTCCCGGTTCGATCGAGCTTTCCGCGGTGCTCACCCGCATGCGCGACAACGGGTGCCGTGGCGTGGCCATGGAGGTCTCCTCGCACGGCATCCACCAGAAGCGTGTCGCCGCCGTCGGGTTCGATGCGTGTGTTTTCACGAACCTCACGCAGGACCACCTCGACTATCACGGCACCTTCGAAGCCTACTTCAAGGCGAAGGCGGATTGGTTCCATGCTCTTGCGGCGAACCCCCTCGGCAAGAAGCCCGCCGCCGTCATCAACACGGACGACGCCTACGGCAGGGAGCTCGCCGTCGCACTGGAAGGGAAGCTGCCGGTCATCAGGTTCGGCTTCAACGTGCATTGTGATTTCCGCGCGAACAACTTCCGCCAGAACGCCCGCGGCATGGAGTTCGAGCTCACGGCCAAGGGCAAATCCTTCCTGGTCCGTGCCCCGCTCATCGGCCGCTTCAACGTTTACAATCTCCTGGCCGCCATCGCCGCCGCCAGCGCCTGCGGCATCAAGCCACGCGACGCCGTCGCGTTCTTGTTGGAAGCGCCACAGGTCCCGGGCCGGATGGAAAACGTCGGAAATGCCGGTGGTGCGACCGTTTTCGTGGACTACGCGCACACTCCGGATGCGCTGGAAAACGCCTGCCGCACGCTCAAGGAGCTCGAGCCGCGCCGCCTCATCACCGTCTTCGGTTGCGGGGGGGATCGCGACAAGGGCAAGCGCCCGCTCATGGCCGCCGCCGCCGCCCGCCACAGCGACGCGGTCGTCGTGACTTCCGACAACCCACGTTCGGAAGATCCGCTCGCCATCATCAGCGAGGTCGAGAAGGGCCTCGGAGGGAAAGCCTCCCGCAGCATTCCGGACCGCTCGGAAGCCATCAATTTCGCCATCGCGAACTCCCTCTCCGGCGACATCATCCTCATCGCCGGCAAGGGCCATGAGACCACCCAGCAGTTCGCCACCGAAACCATCGACTTCGATGACCGCAAGCATGCCAGCAAGGCGCTTCGCGAACGTGCCCAAGCCATTTCCGACATGCGATGA
- a CDS encoding peptidoglycan D,D-transpeptidase FtsI family protein: protein MKTTFQSRCIILCSILVVGLSVLSARLVQIQLVDRHHYEQKSQRQNRSVERLTASRGEIVDRNEETLAKSIPVMSVLVDKTHIMDPKIGSFGLAYQQASAEPGWNDLTPAKQAKRINVLRGEILDGEPVEVIQQKYLAYIVGTLARPLGMRRDELHAKIAGNDAKYFTIAKNINQDIGDNIREITEKNRIDGIEFENSLKRWYTSEEHATHLIGFTAESEEKDADGKVHTKIVGRFGVESSMNDFLAGRDGWSEKRRNDRGIVVPGDSGSLKPPRAGLNVKLTIDMGIQSIVEEELDAGLAEFRTHKGAVVLMDPKTGEILALASRPNFNLNRKENLAQNSFNYAIQAVNEPGSVIKIISASGAMNEGLVTPLTSINCFNGFYQGRGFKVTDDHPAGYLTVEGVLQKSNNNGAYNLGRQLGSRRFYQYLHEFGFGKKTGIQLSGESSGIARNTNNEADFSRACYGYATNVTTLQVACAYSVIAGDGKLRKPHIVKSLIANDGTIVEDYKPEVVGTVLKPRAAAQMRGALEKIVQKGGTGVRAGVPGFRVAGKTGTAEKHNPLGGYFKGKKITTFAGMMPAQDPAFVCVVVIDEPNPTAEVVKPQGGNVSAPIFGKIAARVVTHMNLQPTEPVTTPLSASNR, encoded by the coding sequence TTGAAAACCACCTTCCAGTCCCGCTGCATCATCCTGTGTTCGATCCTCGTGGTCGGGCTCAGTGTGCTTTCGGCCAGATTGGTGCAGATCCAGCTCGTGGACCGCCACCACTACGAGCAGAAATCCCAACGCCAGAACCGGAGCGTGGAGAGGCTGACCGCCTCGCGCGGTGAAATCGTGGACCGGAACGAGGAAACCCTCGCGAAAAGCATCCCCGTGATGAGCGTGCTGGTGGACAAGACGCACATCATGGACCCGAAGATCGGAAGCTTCGGCCTCGCCTACCAGCAGGCAAGCGCCGAACCCGGCTGGAACGATCTCACTCCCGCGAAGCAGGCGAAACGCATCAACGTGCTGCGTGGCGAGATTCTCGATGGCGAGCCTGTCGAGGTCATCCAGCAGAAATACCTCGCCTACATCGTCGGCACCCTCGCCCGTCCGCTGGGCATGCGGAGGGACGAGCTTCACGCGAAGATCGCCGGAAACGACGCGAAATATTTCACCATCGCCAAGAACATCAATCAGGACATCGGCGACAACATCCGCGAGATCACCGAGAAAAACAGGATAGACGGCATCGAGTTCGAGAACTCGCTCAAGCGCTGGTACACCTCCGAGGAGCATGCCACCCACCTCATCGGTTTCACCGCGGAGTCCGAGGAGAAGGACGCCGATGGCAAGGTCCACACCAAGATCGTGGGCAGGTTCGGCGTCGAGTCGTCGATGAACGACTTTCTCGCCGGTCGGGACGGCTGGAGCGAAAAGCGCCGCAACGACCGTGGCATCGTCGTCCCCGGCGATTCGGGCAGCCTGAAGCCGCCGCGTGCCGGACTCAACGTCAAGCTCACCATCGACATGGGCATCCAGAGCATTGTCGAGGAGGAGCTGGACGCGGGGCTGGCGGAATTCCGGACCCACAAGGGGGCGGTTGTCCTGATGGATCCGAAAACCGGTGAGATCCTCGCCTTGGCGAGCCGCCCGAACTTCAACCTGAACCGCAAGGAGAATCTCGCGCAGAACAGCTTCAACTACGCCATCCAGGCCGTGAACGAGCCCGGCTCCGTGATCAAGATCATCTCCGCCAGCGGTGCGATGAACGAAGGCCTGGTCACTCCGCTGACCTCCATCAACTGCTTCAATGGCTTTTACCAGGGCAGGGGCTTCAAGGTGACCGACGACCATCCCGCGGGATATCTCACGGTGGAGGGAGTCCTGCAGAAGTCGAACAACAACGGGGCTTACAACCTCGGCCGCCAGCTCGGATCGAGGCGGTTCTACCAATACCTCCACGAGTTCGGTTTCGGGAAGAAAACCGGCATCCAGCTCAGCGGCGAGAGTTCAGGGATCGCCCGGAATACCAACAATGAAGCGGATTTCTCCCGCGCCTGCTATGGCTACGCCACGAATGTCACCACGCTTCAGGTCGCCTGCGCCTACTCGGTCATCGCGGGGGATGGGAAACTGAGGAAGCCGCACATCGTCAAATCGCTCATCGCGAACGACGGGACCATCGTGGAAGACTACAAGCCGGAGGTTGTGGGCACGGTCCTGAAACCCCGTGCCGCGGCGCAGATGCGGGGAGCCCTGGAAAAAATCGTCCAGAAGGGCGGAACGGGAGTCCGGGCCGGCGTGCCCGGTTTTCGTGTCGCTGGAAAAACCGGAACCGCGGAGAAGCACAATCCGCTGGGCGGATACTTCAAGGGCAAGAAGATCACCACCTTCGCCGGCATGATGCCCGCACAGGACCCCGCGTTTGTCTGTGTGGTCGTCATTGACGAGCCCAATCCCACGGCGGAGGTCGTCAAGCCCCAGGGAGGCAATGTCTCCGCGCCCATTTTTGGAAAAATCGCCGCCCGCGTGGTTACCCACATGAATTTGCAACCGACCGAACCCGTCACAACGCCGCTCTCCGCCTCCAACAGATGA
- the rsmH gene encoding 16S rRNA (cytosine(1402)-N(4))-methyltransferase RsmH has protein sequence MVSLRRAGWFEALFGKSLRPVADESTTRGLEDIPSDEVAGSGQHAASSLPTDACAAPGWLSARASVNFSEIVAADGYHLPVFPAETEEWMAAGPGKFIIDGTLGGGGHSEIFLKSGARVLGVDRDPEALAHARARLAHYGERFSTWEGNFSQLLETPAIRQGDLADGLLMDLGVSSRQLDSAERGFSFMREGPLDMRMGPSSPRTAADIVNKWPEAEIVRILFEFGEESKARRIAGAIVRQRAIKPFTTTLDLADFIEKTIGRHGRTHPATKTFQAIRMAVNEELESLATALANASSALKPGGRLLIITFHSLEDRMVKRFLKHRSTEFLDDPGWPEPRPNPDYQYRLLCRKAIAPSAEEISLNPRARSAKLRVAQLLHPKS, from the coding sequence GTGGTTTCCCTACGGCGTGCCGGGTGGTTCGAAGCGTTGTTCGGCAAGTCGCTCCGCCCTGTTGCGGACGAATCCACAACACGGGGATTGGAAGACATTCCATCGGACGAAGTGGCTGGCTCGGGACAGCACGCCGCTTCGTCCCTTCCCACGGATGCCTGCGCCGCTCCTGGCTGGTTGTCGGCCCGGGCATCCGTGAATTTTTCCGAAATCGTGGCTGCGGATGGCTACCATCTCCCGGTTTTCCCTGCGGAAACCGAAGAATGGATGGCTGCGGGCCCCGGCAAGTTCATCATCGACGGCACCTTGGGTGGTGGCGGCCATAGCGAGATTTTTCTCAAATCCGGAGCCCGTGTGCTCGGCGTGGATCGCGATCCGGAGGCGCTCGCGCATGCCCGCGCCCGCCTCGCGCATTACGGCGAGCGCTTTTCCACATGGGAGGGGAATTTTTCCCAGCTTCTGGAAACCCCCGCAATCCGGCAGGGCGATCTCGCGGATGGACTGCTGATGGATCTCGGCGTTTCCTCGCGCCAGCTCGACTCCGCCGAACGTGGATTCTCCTTCATGCGGGAGGGGCCGCTCGACATGCGCATGGGTCCTTCCAGCCCGCGCACCGCCGCGGACATCGTGAACAAATGGCCGGAAGCCGAGATCGTGCGGATCCTTTTCGAATTCGGCGAGGAGTCGAAAGCGAGGCGCATCGCGGGAGCCATCGTCAGGCAGCGGGCCATCAAGCCCTTCACCACCACGCTGGATCTCGCGGACTTCATCGAGAAAACGATCGGTCGTCACGGGCGGACCCATCCCGCGACAAAGACCTTCCAAGCCATCCGCATGGCGGTGAACGAGGAACTCGAGTCCCTGGCGACCGCTCTGGCCAACGCTTCCTCGGCCCTGAAGCCCGGGGGACGCCTGCTCATCATCACCTTCCACAGTCTTGAGGACCGCATGGTCAAGAGATTCCTCAAACACCGGTCCACCGAATTTCTCGATGACCCCGGTTGGCCGGAACCCCGGCCGAACCCCGACTACCAATACCGGCTGCTTTGCAGAAAAGCCATCGCACCATCTGCCGAAGAAATCTCCCTGAACCCGCGAGCCCGCAGTGCCAAACTGCGGGTTGCACAGCTTTTACACCCCAAGTCATGA
- a CDS encoding DUF2062 domain-containing protein yields MLAKVAYGTAGKLRKVSQAGKAFEVDSSPGLADVPGPDANAAMKVHYLRMVRRAFRALRHRKLRHRPWWQKITKPLFERSLWVPCRDTVATGLAIGLYFSMVPIIPQSIVAAILAMRVKANVPFAVAACFISNPFTNVPFWFAQIRLGQWVIETFHLHVPFEKAQMTLPGVGLVSISNFFVGFTAMGLLMALLAYPLVHLFSAMLPHHLPVRRHRKKRTSAEGPGNVPVP; encoded by the coding sequence ATGCTTGCCAAGGTTGCATATGGAACTGCGGGAAAGCTGCGGAAAGTGTCGCAGGCAGGCAAGGCATTTGAGGTTGATTCGTCGCCGGGACTGGCGGATGTTCCCGGCCCCGATGCCAACGCTGCCATGAAAGTCCACTACCTCCGCATGGTGCGCAGGGCTTTCCGTGCCTTGCGCCACCGCAAGCTGCGCCACCGTCCCTGGTGGCAGAAAATCACCAAGCCCCTCTTCGAGCGCAGCTTGTGGGTCCCCTGTCGTGATACGGTGGCGACCGGCCTGGCCATCGGCTTGTATTTCTCAATGGTGCCGATCATTCCGCAGTCGATCGTCGCGGCGATCCTCGCGATGCGCGTGAAGGCGAACGTTCCTTTCGCGGTGGCCGCGTGTTTCATCAGCAATCCATTCACGAATGTTCCGTTCTGGTTCGCCCAGATCCGCCTTGGTCAATGGGTGATCGAGACGTTTCACCTGCACGTGCCCTTCGAGAAGGCCCAGATGACCCTGCCGGGAGTGGGTTTGGTTTCGATCAGCAACTTTTTCGTCGGATTCACGGCCATGGGGCTGCTCATGGCGCTGCTGGCGTATCCTCTGGTTCATTTGTTTTCCGCCATGCTGCCGCACCACCTGCCCGTGCGGCGGCACCGGAAAAAACGCACGTCCGCGGAAGGTCCGGGAAATGTTCCCGTGCCCTGA
- a CDS encoding undecaprenyl-diphosphate phosphatase has protein sequence MQPWQAFILGVIEGITEYLPVSSTGHLLVAQHFMGIGTASATEKAAADIFAICIQGGAILAVLGIYMKRVMQMLRGVLGQDPDGLRLAIMLIAGFLPAAVIGVLFNDKIEEKLFGTTPVVIAWIVGGVLILATAWWRKRNPLVGSGKDLVSMTLKMALIIGLLQCVAMWPGTSRSLMTIVGGLLVGLSIQAAVEYSFLLGVLTLTAATAKKAVWKVDAAGVSAKYDVWFGGMKLLTDTYSPVALIVGIVAAAVFAAIAVKWLVSYLQSHGLSIFGWYRIALGAGVGALVLANVVPS, from the coding sequence ATGCAACCTTGGCAAGCATTCATCCTGGGAGTGATCGAGGGGATCACCGAATACCTTCCCGTCAGCTCCACCGGCCACCTGCTCGTCGCACAGCATTTCATGGGCATCGGCACCGCGAGCGCCACGGAAAAGGCGGCGGCGGACATTTTCGCCATCTGCATCCAAGGCGGGGCGATCCTTGCGGTGCTCGGCATTTACATGAAACGCGTCATGCAGATGCTTCGGGGCGTGCTCGGTCAGGATCCGGACGGTCTCAGGCTGGCCATCATGCTCATTGCCGGATTTCTTCCCGCAGCCGTCATCGGGGTGTTGTTCAATGACAAGATCGAGGAAAAGCTCTTCGGCACCACACCTGTTGTCATCGCATGGATCGTCGGTGGTGTCCTCATCCTCGCAACGGCCTGGTGGCGGAAGCGGAACCCTCTCGTCGGCAGCGGCAAGGACCTTGTTTCCATGACTCTGAAAATGGCGCTCATCATCGGACTGCTGCAGTGCGTCGCCATGTGGCCGGGCACCAGCCGCAGCCTCATGACCATCGTCGGCGGTTTGCTCGTCGGACTCTCGATCCAGGCCGCGGTGGAGTATTCATTCCTGCTCGGAGTCCTCACATTGACCGCCGCCACAGCGAAAAAGGCGGTTTGGAAGGTGGATGCGGCGGGCGTCAGTGCGAAATATGACGTCTGGTTCGGCGGGATGAAATTGCTTACGGACACTTATTCTCCCGTAGCGTTGATCGTCGGCATCGTCGCCGCCGCGGTGTTCGCGGCCATCGCGGTGAAGTGGCTCGTCTCGTATCTCCAGAGCCACGGGCTTTCCATATTCGGCTGGTACCGCATCGCCCTCGGCGCGGGAGTCGGCGCCCTCGTGCTCGCGAACGTGGTTCCCTCATGA
- a CDS encoding GbsR/MarR family transcriptional regulator — MADLLDSDPYDLDPLEQQVVAFFVDGVRVLGLPRSIGEIYGLLFISQTALSLDDLVQRLHISKGSASQGLRALKSLGAVREVSSESERRTYYEPSIELKRLVGGFIREQIRPHLESGKTKINRLSKTTQDISDPVRRKFLNERVDRLESWLRSSGRVLPVLQKLLGQ, encoded by the coding sequence ATGGCAGATCTGCTCGATAGCGATCCCTACGATCTCGACCCCTTGGAACAACAAGTGGTCGCCTTTTTCGTCGATGGAGTCCGCGTGCTCGGACTGCCGCGATCCATTGGAGAGATTTACGGACTCCTTTTCATCTCCCAGACCGCGCTCTCTCTGGACGATCTGGTGCAGCGCCTCCACATCAGCAAAGGCTCCGCCAGCCAGGGGTTGCGCGCCCTCAAGAGCCTCGGCGCGGTCCGCGAAGTCAGCTCGGAAAGCGAGCGCCGCACCTATTACGAACCCTCCATCGAACTGAAACGACTGGTCGGCGGCTTCATCCGCGAACAGATCCGCCCTCATTTGGAGAGCGGAAAGACCAAGATCAACCGTTTGTCGAAAACCACCCAGGACATCTCCGATCCCGTGCGCAGGAAATTTCTCAACGAACGGGTGGACAGGCTCGAAAGCTGGCTTCGCAGCAGCGGCAGAGTTCTTCCGGTATTGCAAAAGCTCCTCGGCCAATGA
- the nusG gene encoding transcription termination/antitermination protein NusG, giving the protein MNPASPQPPEWFCVRCQTKREHIAANHLRELAEVEVFCPRLRYRKATRRGKIWWVEPMFPGYVLAKFGLAEMERAVTYCQGVRGLVKFGSEVPPIPESFVDSIKKEIRNRKDATEDELLTLSPIIEIGDEVEVAHGPFQGMQGTVVAVPSATERVKILLEFLGEQHAVDMDLFSILLPRRPLP; this is encoded by the coding sequence ATGAATCCCGCCTCCCCCCAGCCACCGGAATGGTTCTGCGTCCGTTGCCAGACGAAACGTGAGCACATCGCCGCAAATCACCTGCGCGAGCTTGCGGAGGTGGAGGTCTTCTGCCCGCGTCTGCGCTACCGCAAGGCCACCCGCCGTGGAAAAATCTGGTGGGTCGAACCGATGTTTCCCGGCTATGTGCTCGCGAAGTTCGGGCTGGCGGAAATGGAACGCGCGGTCACCTACTGCCAGGGGGTCCGCGGACTGGTGAAATTCGGCTCCGAAGTCCCGCCCATTCCCGAATCATTCGTAGACTCCATCAAAAAAGAGATCCGCAACCGCAAGGATGCGACCGAGGACGAACTGCTCACCCTGAGCCCGATCATCGAAATCGGCGACGAGGTGGAGGTGGCACACGGTCCGTTCCAAGGCATGCAGGGAACGGTCGTCGCCGTTCCATCCGCCACGGAGCGGGTGAAGATCCTCCTCGAATTCCTCGGCGAGCAACATGCGGTGGACATGGACCTCTTCTCGATCCTCCTCCCCCGCCGGCCCCTCCCCTGA